From the genome of Chloracidobacterium sp.:
ACCTTGCTTCATGTTCTCGGAGGGTTGCTCCGCCCAACGAGCGGTTCTGTGCTGATTGACGGTCAGGATTTGGCGACAGTCAGCGACCGAGAACGAACGGCGATTCGCCGCCAAAAAATCGGAATTGTTTTCCAGCGTTTCAACCTGTTTCCAACGCTGTCGGCGGAAGGCAACCTGCGTCTGGCGGAACGCATTCGGGGCGTCAACGGAAGCGATCCGGCGCATCGGCGGGAACTGCTTCGCCTGCTCAACTTAGAGCACCGACTGCATCACAAGCCGTTGGAACTATCCGGGGGAGAACAACAGCGAGTCGCCGTGGCGCGGGCGCTCATCAATCGTCCGAAGCTCCTGCTGGCTGATGAACCGACCGGCAATCTCGACAGCGAAAACTCGCAGATTGTGCTCGATATGCTGAAGCGACTGAATCAGGAGCTGCAACAAACCGTGATTCTGATTACCCATAACCCGGAGGCGGCGGCGGTCGGCTCGCGGATCATCGCCCTGCGCGACGGGAAAATCATCGCCGATCGGCCCAACAACGCTCGATGAACCGGCTTTTTCGCGCCATCAAAGCGGCTGTGCTGTGGAAATACGAACGTGGCACGTGGCAGTACGATGTCCTGTGCTGCCTCATCCTTGCCTTTATCTTTCTTATTCCATCGAGCTGGTTTGATGAACGACCTGCCGCGCGCCGCCGGGCGGCTGCGTATCTAGGCAACAGCGGGCCGCCGGAGTTCATCAGCACAGCTGAACTAGGGCAAGCGCCGCCGTCCGAAACCTTGCAGGCGGCGCTGGAAAGGGTCGGCGAGGCGCGTTGGAAGCGCCCTGTGCGCGTCCGTCATTTTGAGCACGTCAACGACGTATCCGGCGAACGCATCGCCGGCTATCATGTGTGGTTTGAAGCGTTGGAGCCGGTGAAACCATGAGTCGTTCACGCCGTAGGGCGCGCCGGCACAACAAGGGGTTAGGGACGCCTATGAAACTTAGGGTTTTGGACGCGGCTGTGGCGACGAAGCGGTGTGTCCGGCGACAGATGAGGGTGGGGTGCTTGGCGGCGGTTTGCGCCGTCGTAATCGGCTTGGCGGCGGGTGATGTTCGCGCCGGACGGGTTGATCTCCAAACTGTCGTCAAGAATCTTCAGGCGGCCAGCCAACGGTTGAGTGGCCTTCAGGCGACGGTGACGCACCAGCGCGTTAACACACAGCTTGGCGTACAGGAGCCGCGCCAAGTTGGTACGCTGCGCTTCAGTACGCGCGGCAATGTTCGTCGTTTACGGATTGACTACACCGAACCGCAGTCGAAGACCGTTGTCGTCAACGGCGACGAAGCCGTTTTGATCGAACCAGCGCTTAATCAGGCCTTTGTGAGCACGACAAGCGAAATCGCCAAAAAGACCGCTTCGACCGGTCTACTGACCGTGCTCACGGATGCTCAGCGGTTCTCCGAGAACTTTGAGGCGGCCTTGGACGGGGAAGAAACACTGGATGGTCAGGCGACGACAAAACTGGTGCTGCGGCCGAAAGGGAAAAGCCAGTACACACGGCTCGAAGTGTGGGTTTCCCACCGGAACTGGCTGCCAGTTAAGCAAATCCTACACACGCGCAGCGACTACACCACGATTGTCTTAACAAACATTCGCCTTCAGGCTGTCCCGGACGCGAGCTTCAAAGTGGACTACAAGAAATACAAAATCGTGCGCGGCTAGGGAAATCACAGCAGGCCGCGGGTTTTGACATCGAGATAGCGGTTGACGAGCGCCACGGAAAGCTGTCCGGTGGGAACATCTAGCGCTAGGCCGCCCAGCTCGATCACCCGGTTGAGGGCCTGTTCGCGTTGAGTCAGCAGTTCTTCGGCGACGGACTGGGCGTACACCTCGTCAAGCGAAGCCGGTATCGCCCGAGCGAACGCCCGCAGGTCTCGGTCTCCAATGGCGACAATCAAGGGCAGATGACGCGGTACTAATGTCGCCGTAGGCGCCAGCAGGTCGGCTGAAGCGTCGGCATCCACCACATCCGTCAGGAGGATCACCAATGACCGTCGCCGGCAGTAGCGGTTCAAGTGCGAGAAGGCGCGTGCGTATGACGGTTCAATCATCTGTGGTTGCACGTCGTGTAAAAGCTCCAGAATTTCACGCAACTGCCCAGCCCCGGCTCTAGGCGGCAGGAAGCCGTCCACGCGGCGCGTAAACGTCAGCATTCCAACGTGATCGCCGCCGGCGGCGGCGACGTACGCCAGCGCCAACGCCGCATTGACCGCATAATCAAGTTTGGTGCGCTCGCCGATGCGGCCCGTCATCAGGCGACCGCAGTCCAGCATAAGCATAATGCTTTGGCCGCGCTCGATCTGGTACTGGCGCGTCACCAGTTTGCCGCGCCGCGCTGAAGCCGCCCAGGCGACATGGCGAAGTTCATCGCCGACGACGAACTCCCGCAGCGATTCAAACTCTCGGCCCTGACCACGAAGACGTTGCCGTCGTTCACCCATCCGACCCATGCGATAGGTCTCAATGACCTGTCGCCGGGCGGCGCGGAAATCAGGGTACACCTTGACGGATTCCTGTGCCGGCACGGATGTTTGCCGCCACACCAACCCCCACGGACTCAGCACCCGGACGGCGATATCGCCGAAATGAAAACGCCCTCGCGCCGGCGCAGTGAGTTCGTACTGCATAGTGGCGCAGCCCCGCGCCGGCAACATAAACGAGCGTTCACGCCCCCGAACCTGCATCTCCGGCGGGTGTTCGTCCTTCACCCACAACGTCAGCGGATGTGGGCGGTGATTCCGCACCTCGATGGTGACCTGATTGCCGTCGCCGATGGCGAAACGGTCGGCGCACAGGCGACGCGCGGAAAAGCTGTCGTGTAGCGGCGTACGGGCGGCGTCCAACAGCGCCGCGCCAAGCAGTGCCAGATCGAGCAACAGGCCTACCC
Proteins encoded in this window:
- a CDS encoding ABC transporter ATP-binding protein — translated: MVYTVGRVAVRALDNVTFSVRQGEFVAVVGQSGSGKSTLLHVLGGLLRPTSGSVLIDGQDLATVSDRERTAIRRQKIGIVFQRFNLFPTLSAEGNLRLAERIRGVNGSDPAHRRELLRLLNLEHRLHHKPLELSGGEQQRVAVARALINRPKLLLADEPTGNLDSENSQIVLDMLKRLNQELQQTVILITHNPEAAAVGSRIIALRDGKIIADRPNNAR
- a CDS encoding outer-membrane lipoprotein carrier protein LolA, with product MKLRVLDAAVATKRCVRRQMRVGCLAAVCAVVIGLAAGDVRAGRVDLQTVVKNLQAASQRLSGLQATVTHQRVNTQLGVQEPRQVGTLRFSTRGNVRRLRIDYTEPQSKTVVVNGDEAVLIEPALNQAFVSTTSEIAKKTASTGLLTVLTDAQRFSENFEAALDGEETLDGQATTKLVLRPKGKSQYTRLEVWVSHRNWLPVKQILHTRSDYTTIVLTNIRLQAVPDASFKVDYKKYKIVRG
- a CDS encoding DUF58 domain-containing protein: MNFVFTDRFFVLFAGGFGVLSLGWINPAFLWVGLLLDLALLGAALLDAARTPLHDSFSARRLCADRFAIGDGNQVTIEVRNHRPHPLTLWVKDEHPPEMQVRGRERSFMLPARGCATMQYELTAPARGRFHFGDIAVRVLSPWGLVWRQTSVPAQESVKVYPDFRAARRQVIETYRMGRMGERRQRLRGQGREFESLREFVVGDELRHVAWAASARRGKLVTRQYQIERGQSIMLMLDCGRLMTGRIGERTKLDYAVNAALALAYVAAAGGDHVGMLTFTRRVDGFLPPRAGAGQLREILELLHDVQPQMIEPSYARAFSHLNRYCRRRSLVILLTDVVDADASADLLAPTATLVPRHLPLIVAIGDRDLRAFARAIPASLDEVYAQSVAEELLTQREQALNRVIELGGLALDVPTGQLSVALVNRYLDVKTRGLL